A window from Dama dama isolate Ldn47 chromosome 11, ASM3311817v1, whole genome shotgun sequence encodes these proteins:
- the KCNK3 gene encoding potassium channel subfamily K member 3, producing MKRQNVRTLALIVCTFTYLLVGAAVFDALESEPEMIERQRLELRQQELRARYNLSQGGYEELERVVLRLKPHKAGVQWRFAGSFYFAITVITTIGYGHAAPSTDGGKVFCMFYALLGIPLTLVMFQSLGERINTFVKYLLHRAKRGLGMQRADVSMANMVLIGFFSCISTLCIGAAAFSYYEHWTFFQAYYYCFITLTTIGFGDYVALQKDQALQTQPQYVAFSFVYILTGLTVIGAFLNLVVLRFMTMNAEDEKRDAEHRALLTRNGQAGGAGGAGGGGGSAHTTDTTSSTAAGGGGGGGFRNVYAEVLHFQSMCSCLWYKSREKLQYSIPMIIPRDLSTSDTCVEQSHSSPGGGGRYSDTPSHRCLCSGAQRSAISSVSTGLHSLSTFRSLMKRRSSV from the exons ATGAAGCGGCAGAACGTGCGCACGCTGGCGCTCATCGTGTGCACCTTCACCTACCTGCTGGTGGGCGCCGCGGTCTTCGACGCGCTCGAGTCGGAGCCGGAGATGATCGAGCGGCAGCGGCTGGAGCTGCGGCAGCAGGAGCTGCGAGCGCGCTACAACCTCAGCCAGGGCGGCTACGAGGAGCTCGAGCGCGTAGTGCTGCGCCTCAAGCCGCACAAGGCCGGCGTGCAGTGGCGCTTCGCCGGCTCCTTCTACTTCGCCATCACCGTCATCACCACCATCG GCTACGGCCACGCGGCACCCAGCACCGATGGCGGCAAGGTGTTCTGCATGTTCTACGCGCTGCTGGGCATCCCGCTCACGCTGGTCATGTTCCAGAGCCTGGGCGAGCGCATCAACACCTTCGTGAAGTACCTGCTGCACCGGGCCAAGAGGGGGCTGGGCATGCAGCGCGCCGACGTGTCCATGGCCAACATGGTGCTCATCGGCTTCTTCTCATGCATCAGCACGCTGTGCATCGGCGCCGCTGCCTTCTCCTACTACGAGCACTGGACCTTCTTCCAGGCCTACTACTACTGTTTCATCACGCTCACCACCATCGGCTTCGGCGACTACGTGGCGCTGCAGAAGGACCAGGCGCTGCAGACGCAGCCGCAGTACGTGGCCTTCAGTTTCGTCTACATCCTCACGGGCCTCACGGTCATCGGCGCCTTCCTCAACCTCGTGGTGCTGCGCTTCATGACCATGAACGCGGAGGACGAGAAGCGCGACGCCGAGCACCGCGCGCTGCTCACGCGCAACGGGCAGGCGGGCGGCGCGGGCGGcgcgggcggcgggggcggcagCGCGCACACCACCGACACCACCTCGTCCAccgcggcgggcggcggcggcggcggcggcttccGGAACGTCTACGCCGAAGTGCTGCACTTCCAGTCCATGTGCTCGTGCCTCTGGTACAAGAGCCGCGAGAAGCTGCAGTACTCCATCCCCATGATCATCCCCCGGGACCTCTCCACGTCCGACACGTGCGTCGAGCAGAGCCACTCATCGCCGGGAGGGGGCGGCCGCTACAGCGACACGCCCTCGCACCGCTGTCTCTGCAGCGGGGCGCAGCGCTCCGCCATCAGCTCCGTGTCCACGGGCCTACACAGCCTGTCCACTTTCCGCAGCCTCATGAAGCGCAGGAGCTCCGTGTGA